The DNA region AAACGGCATAACAGCGGGCAAGATAATAACAAGGCTCATTAGGGAGGTGCAACAATGATTACCGGAATGGAGCGACTTGCGGCGGCAGTCCAGGGAAAGCGGTCGGATCGGATCCCGGTATTTTGCAATTTATTGGATCAAGGAGCCAAAGAATTGGGCATGCCTCTTCAAGAATATTATAGCAAAGGTGAATATGTGGCGGAAGCACAGCTGCGCATGCGGGAAAAATATGGCTATGATAGTCTCTGGAGTCTTTTTTATGTAGGCAAGGAAGCGGAATTACTTGGGTGTAGAAAAATTATCTTTGCATCCAATGGCCCGCCGAATGTAGGCGAGATGATTATAAAATCGCATAAGGACATTGAAAAATTGGAAATCCCGGAGGATATTGCGGCGCAGCCTGCTTTTGCCGAATCGTTAAAATGTCTTCAGATTTTAAAAAAGGAGGCCGGAGGAAAATATCCGATTTGCGCGTATGTAACGTCATCAATGACGCTGCCGGCTATTTTAATGGGCATGGACAAATGGATGGATTTACTGCTTACTGGACCGGTAGAGGTGCGTGATATGATGCTGGAAAAGTGCAGTGAGTTTTTTCGCAGAGAGATAGCCGCATATCGGGCCGCCGGTGCAAATGTCTTGGTTTATTCGAATCCATTCGGTTCGACGGATTTTGTACCAATGAAATTGTTTCAGGATATTTCACTTGCTTGGATGGAAAAAGATTTGAAACCGGGAGGAATGGATGGCGTAGTGTATTACTGCGGCGGTGCGCGGATGAATTCGGTTATTGAACAAGTGATCTCTACGCTTGGAATAAGCGCTTACTATTTAAGCCCGCTCGATGACATCGCAGAAGGAAAAAAAATTATTGCCGGACGTGCGTTATGCGGCGGCGTCATCAATGACATTAAACTGATTGATTGGTCCAGAGCGGAAATCAGAATGGAAGTCAAACGTATGATGGAGGCAGGAATGGCGGGGGGGAAGTTTTTGTTTGGTACGCTGGTTATGCCGTACAGCATTCCAGAAGACAACATAAAAACGTTGGTGGAAGCGGCATACGAGTTTGGCAGCTATGGAAGGTGAAGCGCGTTATCTGCTGGTCGGGTGTGGAGTTTTAGAAAAAGAGATGACCTATTTGATTAAAAAGAATAAGTGGCCTCTGGATAGTATTTTTTTGGATGCGACATTGCATGCGGATATAGATAAGCTGGCGGAAACGTTGAGCAACGTGCTGAATGAACATGCGAAAGAAGATCTGATTGTTTTTTACGGCGAATGTCATCCTTGCATGGAAGAGATAACAAGAAAAGCGAATGCAGTCAGAGTCGATGCTCAAAATTGCATGGAAATGATTCTCGGTCGTGAACGGTTTAGAATGGAAGTGGAACAAAGAGCGTTTTTCCTGCTGGAAGCATTGATTTTGTGCTGGGATGATGCGATTAAAATGGCTTTTGGAGAAAATTTGCGAATTGCGCGGGAGATATTTCAAAGTGAACAGGACTATTTTTTATATATCAAGACGCCTTGCTCCGGCGATGTAATGCTGCGGGCGGAAGTGATAAGCCGCTGTTTGGGCTTGCCGCTTCGCAGCATGGAAGTTTCACTCGATCAATTGGAAGCCGCAGTAAGTGATGCAATAGCGAAAAAGCGAGGGGAAAGGAATGACGGAAGAAGGGGCAAGAACGGAAGATGAACTGAGTCATCTGAAAGAACGGATGAAAAGACTGGCGATGGAAAAATCAAATCTGCAATTGATGACGCATCTTATGAGCGATATGAGTGCTGTACCCGGCCTAGAACGTACAATTGATAATTTGCTGCGAACGCTGTTGGAGAATATCGGTGGTTTGAATGTCAGCTTATATTACCGGATTGATGAGAAATGCTATTATGCGGATGTGTACGGTGATAAGAAAGAAGTTGCGGATATTGATGACAAACTTGTGGCGGCCGTTTTTAAGGATGGAGAGTTCATCGAATGCAAGCAGGAATTTAGCGATACCAAGATGCTGACTCCTGTGTTCGATCAGGCTGCGACATGGCTAATTCCGCTCAAGGTGGATTCAGCTGTTTTTGGCGTGTTAAAAATGGAAAAACTGCATATCGGGGCAGAGAAATACAGGGCGCAATTGCCGGTGCTTTTTAAGTATGCTGCATTGTTGCTGAAAAATGAAATTTCAGGACACACTCGATTGCAAAAGGCATATGAGCAAATCAGTCAGATTAATGAGCAACTGCGCAACGAAATTGATGAACGGAAAAAGATTCAAAATGATTTATTAGAAGCGCGCAATGGACTGGAGCGTAGAGTGGAGGAACGGACGCAAGAACTCAAAAAGACTAATAAGCATTTGAGCCAGGAAATTAGCGATCGCAAGCAAGCGGAAACAGCACTGCTTGCCTCGGAAGAGAAATTTTCCAAAGCTTTTCAGAAAGTGGCGGATGCTATTGGTATCGTACGTTTGTGTGATGAGCGGTATATCGAAGCGAATGCCGCTTTTTTTCGTATCCTCGGGTATCAACGAGAGGAAGTGATTGGTCATACGTCACGTGAATTTGGCCTGTGGAGCAACGAGGCAGACCGGATCGGCGTATACGAAGCGCTAAGCGGAAAAAACCTTTATGAAAACATGGAGACAGCTTGGCGGACGAAATCCGGTGAAGTTCGGATTGGTTTGCATTCGGCAGAGATTGTGGAAATTGACGGGCAATGGTGCAGCGTGTTCATTTGGCATGATATAACCGAGCGGAAATATGCGGAAGAGCAGTTGCGATTGGCGCACAAGCAACTGGAGGTCAAGGTGAAAGAGCGGACGCAAGAATTGTTTAATGCGAATCTGGAACTGAGCGGGCTAAACGAGGAACATCTTGCAATGAACGCAGAGCTTGTTGCGATAAATAATAAACTGCTAAATACAAATCGGGAATTACATAAAGAGATTGCGGAACGGAAAAAAGCGGAAGAACAGGTTCAGGTAAAAAGCTATGAGATACAGGAAGCTTACGCCGAATTGAAAAAAGCGCAGATGCAAATCGTTCACCAGGAAAAAATGGCTTCAGTTGGACAACTTGCAGCGGGTGTTGCGCATGAAATCAACAATCCGATGGGTTTTATCATCAGCAATCTTACTACTTTACAAGAATATACCCGAGAAATTTTTAACGCTGTAACTGCTCAGGACAGTGCAGTGGACGAATTAGGTGAAATATGCAAAGTCGGATATGAGAAGGAGGCAATACAAAGTGTTGTTGCGCGGCTTGCGAAGATCAGACAATCGGCAAAGATGGAATACCTGCGGGAGGATACGAAAGAGCTTCTTGCAGATTCGTTGGACGGAGCTGAACGTGTGAAGAAGATCGTTCAAGACTTAAAAGGGGTTGCCAAGACTACGGATGAAAATAACTTGGCGAACCTTAATGAAGGAATTGAGAGTACGATCAATGTTATCTGGAACGAAATCAAGTCTAAGGCGACTCTGGTTAAAGAATGGGGCGATATTCCTTATATCTATTGCAACTCAGGACAGCTGAAGCAGGTTATTATGAATTTACTGTTAAATGCATTGCAGGCAATCGAGAACAAAGGAGAAATACGCATAAAAACCTGGGCGGAAAAAGAGCATGTCTTTGTCTCGATTACGGATACTGGTTGCGGCATGATGCCGGAAGTGATCAGTCGTGTATTTGAGCCTTTTTTTACTACCAGGGAAATTGGGCAAGGTACGGGGCTTGGATTAAGTGTCAGTTATGATATTGTGAAAAAACACGGCGGGGAAATTAAAGTCGAAAGTCAGTTAGGCCAAGGAACGACATTTACGATTGTTCTTCCGGTCAGTAAAAGTTGATATAGATGGAGGGGGAGAGAATGCTGGATGAAATAGTTACGCTTAAGGAAAATATGAATGCACTGAAGGATAGGCTGAAGAAAGTAGCGGTTGAAAAAGCACATCTCCAACTAATCGTCCATCTAATGAAAGAAATGAGCGCTGCGCCAGGCCTGGACAACATAATCAATAATATGTTGAAAATCGTAATGGAAAATATCGGCGGACTTAATGTTATTATTTATTACAAGATTGACGAGCAAATTTATTATGCTGATGTATACGGAAATAGAAAACGGTTGAAGCAGATTGAAGACAGTCAAGTGAAAAAAGTATTTGCATGCGGCGAGTTTATTGAATGTGAGCATGACTTCAGTGATACAAAGATGTTGACCCCTCCATTTCCAAAGGCGGCAACATGGGTGTTTCCGCTTAAAGCGGGAATAGACGTTATCGGCGTATTTAAAATGGAAAAATTACATATTGGAGCGAACGAATACCAGGACCAATTACCGGTGTTTTTCAATTATGCTGCATTACTTTTAAAAAATGAAATCCTGGGTCAAACCCGCCTCCAACAAGCGTATGAAGAGATTAGATTGACAAATGAAAAGTTAGTGAGAGAAATGGCTGAACGTGAAAAAATAAAGAACGCGCTCGAGCTAGCGCATGCAAACTTAGAATACCGGGTAGAGGAACGAACGCATGAACTTAGCGAAGCCAATGCACAATTGCGCGCAGAAATTACGGAACGCAGGCAGGCTGAGAGTTTATTAGCCGCTTCGGAGGAAAAATTTTCAAAGGCCTTTAGTCGGGTTGCCGACATTATTGGTATCGTACGGCTACGTGATGAGAAATATGTTGAAGCAAACGAAGCTTTTTTTCGTTTGCTGGGCTATCGACGCGAGGAAATTATTGAGCATGCGTCGCGTGAATTTGGCTTGTGGTTCAGTGAAGCGGAACGTGAGCGGGTTTATGCGATTTTCAAGCGAGATAAGACATTTGCTAATATTGAAGCGGTGTGGTGCACCAAAACTAGATTGACAAGAGTCGGTCTTCTTTCGGCCGATTGGGCTGAAATTGAAGAGGAAGAATGCATTATTTACATATGGCATGACATTACGGATCGCAAGCGTGCGGAAGAAGAGCTGCGGCAGGCGCATGACCAATTGGAGTTCAAAGTTGTCGAACGGACGCAAAAACTTTCTACTGCTAATCAAAAACTTGTTGCCGCAAATGAAAAATTACGCCGTTTGACAATTGTTGACGGATTGACTGGAATTGCGAATCGAAGATATTTTGATGAGTATATTATGCGTGAATGGTATAGAGGTTTACGAAATCAAACGTCTGTTGCCCTGATTATGGCGGATATTGATTTTTTTAAGTCTTATAACGACAGTTATGGCCATTTGAAAGGTGACGATTGTTTAAAAATCATTGCTTCTATTTTGACCGAGTATATGAAACGGTCGACGGATCTGGCAGCCCGATACGGAGGTGAAGAGTTTGCGCTGGTAATGCCGGATACAGATTTGGCGGGCGCAGTTGTCGTGGCGGAAAACATTCGAACAGGCGTGGCGGCGAAGTGCTTCGAAAATCAAAAGGTACCAGGGGGAATCGTTACGATGAGTCTGGGCGTAAGTTCGCTTGTTCCGTGCCAAAATTTATCACCGCTATCGCTGATTGCGCTGGCAGATGAAGCATTGTATAGCGCAAAACAGCAGGGCAGAAACAGGGTTGTGAGAGCATGCGAGCGCTAAGCGGAAAATAGAAAGAACTCCGGCACTGCCGGAGTTCTTTTGCGGTTATGGTTTTACCGTCGCTTTATAAACTTGCTTGCCGTCTTTCATTTCGATGATCACGGCGTTTTTCACCGCGTCATGCGTCGCATTCAGACTGGTCGAACCGGTTACGGTCGGGATGTCTTTCGTTGCTGCCAAGGCAAGGCGGATTTTATCGGGATCGGTGCTGTCTGCACGTTTAATCGCATCAATCAACACATTAGCCGCATCATAGCTGAGCACGGCCATTGCGTCAGGCGCCTGGCCATATTCTTTTTTGTACATTTCAACGAAAGATTTGGAAGCTTCGCTGCTGTCATCCGGCGAATAGTGATTGGTGAAAAAAGTATTATTCAGAGCCGCTGCAGTGCCCATTTCGGTCAATTTCGGCGAATCCCAGCCGTCACCGCCGACGATCGGCTGCATGAGACCCATTTCACGCGCTTGCTTGACGATTTTGCCGACCTCTTCATAATAGCCCGGTACGTAGATGACCTGCACATCCATTGTCTTGAGTTTGGTCAAAATGGTCTTGAAATCCTGATCTTTTTGCAGATAGGATTCTTCGGCAACGACGCTGCCGCCGCCTTTTGTGAGTGCGTCTTTAAAGAAGGAGGCCAAGCCTTTACTGTAATCGCTGCTGCTGTCTACCAGGATCGCGGCCTTTTTTAACTTCAGACTGTCAAGCACGAAATTGGCGCCAACGGTTCCCTGGAACGGATCGATAAAGCAGATGCGAAAGGTATAATCTTTTACCTTGCCGCTTTGCTCATCTACCGTTACTTTTGGATTGGTTGCGCCGACCGCCAAAAACGGCAGTTTATTCGCTTCAGCGACGCTGGAAGATGCAATTGCGTTGGAACTGGAGAAGATGCCGGTCACGGCGACGACTCTGTCCTGCGAAGCCAGTTTTGTCATCGCATTGGCGGATTCCGACGGCTCGCTTTTGTTGTCCGCATAAATGGCCTGGATCTTCTTGCCCAATACGCCGCCTTTTGCGTTGGCTTCCTTAATGGCCAGCTTTGCGCCGTTCGCTGCCGACGTGCCCATTGTCGCATTGCCGCCTGTCATTTCGTTGAGGACGCCGATGCGGATGTCATTCGAGCCGACGGCGCCGCAGCCGCTCAAAAATGCGCTTAATGCCAGGATTAGCGTTAGGATAAGTGCGTTTGTTTTTTTCATTGTTCTCGCTCCTTTTCTTTTTCCGTTTTTGACGGCTAGACTGGCCCAAGCGAAAAAAGAAAAAGGTCAAATCATCGATTTGACCCTGAAGAAGACAACTAAAGTTTTACTGCAAATTAAATCTGCAGTAAATCAGCGTCTCTGTCCTTTTGCCTGAGAGATTCATCGGAAAGTATCCGATTTGCACCTTCGGCGCCCTGCTAACAGGGGCTCTCCAGAGTTCCGTCCATTTGCGGTCTACAGCTTGCCTAAAGAAAGAAGACAAAAACAGTTTCCGCAAACTTCACACGGTGACGATATTATTTTTTTAATACGTTTGTACTGATTATAGCGACGTAAAGTGTTGCTTGTCAAGCATGAAAATAAAAAAGCTGTCTCGGCGGTCGAATTTCGTATCGCCTGAGACAGCTTCCTTACTTTAAGTAGATCCGGTTAGGGGCGAGGATAATGTACATGCAGCAATTCGTGCACTTTATCCTTCAATACATTTTTGTAAATGGCATCGAGTGTCGGATTAGCTTCTGCGTGCTTGATATTGCTCATCCGGTCGGCATCATACAAGCCTTTGCTGCGACTTTTCTTACCAGTGCTGCTGGTTACCGGCTGTCCGGCACCGCAGACGCAGCCGCCGGGGCAGGCCATGACCTCGACGAAGTCATATTGTTTTTCGCCGCTTTCGATTTGTTTGATCAGGTCGTCGGCGTTTTTCAGACCGCTGACGACGGCAATGTTGACCTGACGTCCTTCGTGCTCAATGCTGGCTTCTTTGACGCCGTTCATGCCTCGAACACCGGTAAAGGCGATCTTGCGCAGGCCTGCGATGGTCTTGTCGTCAGAGACGCGGCGGATGACCGCTTCGGTTACGCCGCCGGTCACGCCGAAGATGACGCCTGCGCCGCTGACCGTACCAAAGGGCATGTCGAGCGCTTCGGGTTCAATCTCGGAAAACACGAGTCCGGCCTCTTTGATCATTTTAATCAGACCGTTCGAGGTGATGACATAGTCGACGTACGGCACACCGTCTGCTTTAAATTCATCACGCGTCGCTTCATGTTTCTTTGCGGTACAGGGCATGACGGCGACGACGATGACACGTTGTTTGGAATCTTTGTACTGTTCTTTGAGGACCGAGCCGAACATCTGCATCGGCGAGCGACAGCTGGAAATGTTGTCGAGCAGGTGCGGGTGGTTGTATTCTACATAGCGAACCCAAGCCGGACAGCAGGACGTAAAGAGCGGCAATTTTCCATCCGTAGTAAGTCGCGTCATAAACTCTTTGGTTTCTTCGAGTACGGTAAGATCAGCGCCGGTAGAAGTATCGAAGACGCCGTCAAAACCGATGCGACGCAGTGATGCTACGATTCGACCCATTACATCTTCGCCTTCATTCAACCCGAACTCACTGCCGATGGCAACGCGGACGGCGGGCGCGATTTGTACTAAAACCTTGGTGTTTTCATCGCTTAGCTCTTTCCACAGATCAAGCGTATCGCTCTTGACGACGATCGCGCCTGTCGGACAGACGACTGCGCACTGGCCACAGCCAACGCAATTCGTTTCGCCGATCGGTTCATCAAAGGCAGGGCTGACGCGCATGTTGGAGCCGCGAAACGCAAAGTCGATTGCGCCGACATTTTGCACTTCGTCGCAGACCCGCACGCAGTCGCCGCACAGGATGCACTTGTTTTTGTCGCGTGTAATGCAGGGAGAAGAGTCGTCGATATCGGGATCGCCGGAGGTATTGTCAAAACGCACTCGTTTAATGCCGAAGCGTTGCGCCAGTTCCTGCAATTTACATTTGCCGCTTTTCGGGCAGGTGGTGCAGTCGCAGCAATGACTGGCGAGCAAAAGCTCCAGAATCATCTTGCGGTATTTGCGCAAACGCGGCGTATTGGTGCGCACCTCGAGGCCAGCTTTCGGCACAGTGGAACAGGCGGCGTGAATGCTGCCCCATTTGTCTTCGACTACGCACATGCGGCAAGCACCATAGACCGACAGTTCGGAGTAGTAGCAGAAGGTGGGCAGTTCGATGCCCACTTTGCGTATTAGATCGAGGATGTTTTTTTCCTCGTTGATTTCAACTGGTATT from Azotosporobacter soli includes:
- a CDS encoding uroporphyrinogen decarboxylase family protein, with the protein product MITGMERLAAAVQGKRSDRIPVFCNLLDQGAKELGMPLQEYYSKGEYVAEAQLRMREKYGYDSLWSLFYVGKEAELLGCRKIIFASNGPPNVGEMIIKSHKDIEKLEIPEDIAAQPAFAESLKCLQILKKEAGGKYPICAYVTSSMTLPAILMGMDKWMDLLLTGPVEVRDMMLEKCSEFFRREIAAYRAAGANVLVYSNPFGSTDFVPMKLFQDISLAWMEKDLKPGGMDGVVYYCGGARMNSVIEQVISTLGISAYYLSPLDDIAEGKKIIAGRALCGGVINDIKLIDWSRAEIRMEVKRMMEAGMAGGKFLFGTLVMPYSIPEDNIKTLVEAAYEFGSYGR
- a CDS encoding diguanylate cyclase is translated as MLDEIVTLKENMNALKDRLKKVAVEKAHLQLIVHLMKEMSAAPGLDNIINNMLKIVMENIGGLNVIIYYKIDEQIYYADVYGNRKRLKQIEDSQVKKVFACGEFIECEHDFSDTKMLTPPFPKAATWVFPLKAGIDVIGVFKMEKLHIGANEYQDQLPVFFNYAALLLKNEILGQTRLQQAYEEIRLTNEKLVREMAEREKIKNALELAHANLEYRVEERTHELSEANAQLRAEITERRQAESLLAASEEKFSKAFSRVADIIGIVRLRDEKYVEANEAFFRLLGYRREEIIEHASREFGLWFSEAERERVYAIFKRDKTFANIEAVWCTKTRLTRVGLLSADWAEIEEEECIIYIWHDITDRKRAEEELRQAHDQLEFKVVERTQKLSTANQKLVAANEKLRRLTIVDGLTGIANRRYFDEYIMREWYRGLRNQTSVALIMADIDFFKSYNDSYGHLKGDDCLKIIASILTEYMKRSTDLAARYGGEEFALVMPDTDLAGAVVVAENIRTGVAAKCFENQKVPGGIVTMSLGVSSLVPCQNLSPLSLIALADEALYSAKQQGRNRVVRACER
- a CDS encoding ATP-binding protein, encoding MTEEGARTEDELSHLKERMKRLAMEKSNLQLMTHLMSDMSAVPGLERTIDNLLRTLLENIGGLNVSLYYRIDEKCYYADVYGDKKEVADIDDKLVAAVFKDGEFIECKQEFSDTKMLTPVFDQAATWLIPLKVDSAVFGVLKMEKLHIGAEKYRAQLPVLFKYAALLLKNEISGHTRLQKAYEQISQINEQLRNEIDERKKIQNDLLEARNGLERRVEERTQELKKTNKHLSQEISDRKQAETALLASEEKFSKAFQKVADAIGIVRLCDERYIEANAAFFRILGYQREEVIGHTSREFGLWSNEADRIGVYEALSGKNLYENMETAWRTKSGEVRIGLHSAEIVEIDGQWCSVFIWHDITERKYAEEQLRLAHKQLEVKVKERTQELFNANLELSGLNEEHLAMNAELVAINNKLLNTNRELHKEIAERKKAEEQVQVKSYEIQEAYAELKKAQMQIVHQEKMASVGQLAAGVAHEINNPMGFIISNLTTLQEYTREIFNAVTAQDSAVDELGEICKVGYEKEAIQSVVARLAKIRQSAKMEYLREDTKELLADSLDGAERVKKIVQDLKGVAKTTDENNLANLNEGIESTINVIWNEIKSKATLVKEWGDIPYIYCNSGQLKQVIMNLLLNALQAIENKGEIRIKTWAEKEHVFVSITDTGCGMMPEVISRVFEPFFTTREIGQGTGLGLSVSYDIVKKHGGEIKVESQLGQGTTFTIVLPVSKS
- a CDS encoding DUF1638 domain-containing protein — its product is MEGEARYLLVGCGVLEKEMTYLIKKNKWPLDSIFLDATLHADIDKLAETLSNVLNEHAKEDLIVFYGECHPCMEEITRKANAVRVDAQNCMEMILGRERFRMEVEQRAFFLLEALILCWDDAIKMAFGENLRIAREIFQSEQDYFLYIKTPCSGDVMLRAEVISRCLGLPLRSMEVSLDQLEAAVSDAIAKKRGERNDGRRGKNGR
- a CDS encoding [FeFe] hydrogenase, group A — protein: MKSEYMLIDKIPVEINEEKNILDLIRKVGIELPTFCYYSELSVYGACRMCVVEDKWGSIHAACSTVPKAGLEVRTNTPRLRKYRKMILELLLASHCCDCTTCPKSGKCKLQELAQRFGIKRVRFDNTSGDPDIDDSSPCITRDKNKCILCGDCVRVCDEVQNVGAIDFAFRGSNMRVSPAFDEPIGETNCVGCGQCAVVCPTGAIVVKSDTLDLWKELSDENTKVLVQIAPAVRVAIGSEFGLNEGEDVMGRIVASLRRIGFDGVFDTSTGADLTVLEETKEFMTRLTTDGKLPLFTSCCPAWVRYVEYNHPHLLDNISSCRSPMQMFGSVLKEQYKDSKQRVIVVAVMPCTAKKHEATRDEFKADGVPYVDYVITSNGLIKMIKEAGLVFSEIEPEALDMPFGTVSGAGVIFGVTGGVTEAVIRRVSDDKTIAGLRKIAFTGVRGMNGVKEASIEHEGRQVNIAVVSGLKNADDLIKQIESGEKQYDFVEVMACPGGCVCGAGQPVTSSTGKKSRSKGLYDADRMSNIKHAEANPTLDAIYKNVLKDKVHELLHVHYPRP
- a CDS encoding ABC transporter substrate-binding protein; the encoded protein is MKKTNALILTLILALSAFLSGCGAVGSNDIRIGVLNEMTGGNATMGTSAANGAKLAIKEANAKGGVLGKKIQAIYADNKSEPSESANAMTKLASQDRVVAVTGIFSSSNAIASSSVAEANKLPFLAVGATNPKVTVDEQSGKVKDYTFRICFIDPFQGTVGANFVLDSLKLKKAAILVDSSSDYSKGLASFFKDALTKGGGSVVAEESYLQKDQDFKTILTKLKTMDVQVIYVPGYYEEVGKIVKQAREMGLMQPIVGGDGWDSPKLTEMGTAAALNNTFFTNHYSPDDSSEASKSFVEMYKKEYGQAPDAMAVLSYDAANVLIDAIKRADSTDPDKIRLALAATKDIPTVTGSTSLNATHDAVKNAVIIEMKDGKQVYKATVKP